A window of Pyrus communis chromosome 3, drPyrComm1.1, whole genome shotgun sequence genomic DNA:
TATCCTAAAATCAAAGAGGGGGCTATGTGCCTACATTATCATCATTTCAAGAAATACATGTCTTATTTAACAATTGATTTTCTGCTTTTCTATGAAATCTATTAGATCAATCTCAACCACTGATTTTAGTTTTGAATACCAAACAAACAATGTGTGCAGCAATCAATAAGTGAATCTACTATAAGATAACACAAGATTCTTGCCTGTGTGGAAATATGACTACTATTGCAGCTCTTAGTTGCTAAATAATCCTTTGTTGCTGGCGACCCAATATTGGAGGAAATTTTTGTGCCAATTGATGttaaatgcataaaataaaggtaatgaaaataaattaatcacCCATTTCATTAATCACTATTTTCTAAACAGATGCAGAATGATCTTTATTTACATTTGGGGTTCAACAGATGTTAACAAAACTCTGCTTAATCTTCTAAAAGGTGGCCTAGGAGTTTCCAGATAAGAAGGGATGCAATCCAATTTTCACTACCTCCATTTCTCTTAAAAACTAAGTAAATATTTCTATCAAAGTCTCCCAGATGAGATATTTGcattccttttttttaattcactttGCATGCTACAAATGAATATTTGTTATCTTGCTTGGTTTGAAGAGTCATTcgattatttattatttttggtttAACAAACTAGGTAAAAACCCAAGAAAGCTAAGTAAAAGAAAACTTAGACCATAGAAATATGAGTGTTCCGAAGATTATGTTTTTGGATTGGTGATCTGTTTCGATATTTTTGAATACCAATATGGAAAAGGCGACAGAAATAGTTCATGGGAGAAAATTGACTCATCTGGGAGatattttattcattaaatATTCTAGATTCTTTCATACTTAAAATTGCTTCAGTTTAAATTATCTGGTGGTTGGAAAAGGAAGAGATATTAGGCAACATTCAAATGAACAATTTGAAGACCTGTTGACTCTAACAATTGATTGCAGAGTTTATCAAGTTGGAGGATTGCCTACATATCTCTGGGAAAGAGAATTAAATCACCGGTATAGTTATAAGAAAAAATGATATAACATAAGTAATTAAGTATAACATCATGCGTGGATCATTTTTTATAAGCGGGCTATGGTGGGACGTTAAGGAGATGAGTTCTCCATGGACTTGTCTTTGTGCAGATGGCGGTGTTGCAATTGAGTCCGGAATAGAAAGTCTACATATCTTTAGGAAGGGAATCAAATCTTGTGTAGTTCATATTTTGCTCTTCTAATTGATCTAGAGGTGTCTGAAAGGGGTCCATCTTAGAGTGATGGGGACTCTTCTTCTTGGCGTTAGTCCGCTGCCCTCTATAAATACAATTGATGTTGAGAGTAGGTTTCTTCGCTGGGCACCAATCACCATCATCATTGCACTTATCAGACATGTCCCTATCATTTGGTTCAACTGAATCCTCCTTTCTTGCCTTGCCCATAATGTGTTCCTAGCAATGTCCCTGATCCAGCAATTCTTCAATGTGGTCTCTCAGAAATTTCAAGTTGTATGGCTAGTACTCTAGTGGAAAGAGCAATATTCGTTTGGATTTTTGTTTGCTAGGTGCTTAGGAAGTGACTTTGGACATCAGAGGTAGGTTTGTCCTTGATGTTGTGGAGAATGTTGTTGACATTAGTGTTCAAAGCGGTGTATAACTTTGGCTTGGTAGAGCTTGCAGGTCCCTATGCCTCCTTTTGTTTGTCTGACGCGGAGAAGGTGGAAGAATGTCATGTCGTTCATCCTTTAGTCAATCTTTTTGGTATAGTCCTAATCAGTGACTATCTTCAGGGTTTTATTGTCCCAGTTTGTGAGGTCATCTTCCACGTCGATGCACTCCGCTAGAGTAACATAGTcgtattttcttttgttcagCTTCTGGGAGAGAAGTGAATCGGTCTTGTTTAAACACCATGGGGTCTATCCTATTGTTTGGCTTATCTACTCTCCTAATTCAGCACGGAAACGCTTTAGGTAAGCCTTAAGACTTTCATCCTTACACTAAGAAGTCATTCTGAACATGGCCTCATGACGTTTGTGGACATCACAGTACATTGAGAAAGTGTTGGTCAAAAGGTCAGCTAGGCTCTTGAAGCAATCGACGGATCTGGCTAGTAACACCGGGAACCATCTCATGGTAGGTCTTTCTAGTGTGGATGGGAACATCTTACACATCCAGGCATCATTAACACCATGGCATTTTGGTAATGCATAATGTGGTAATCCGAAACCCAATCTCCGCGGAACGTCTTGAACCGAGGCTGAGTGAACTTCTCAAGTGGTGGCATAGACTCAATTGTCAAGGAGAGGGGGCTCCAGATCTGAATTGTCAGCTTAATAGGGATAAGAGGGTGGTATTCTCTCATCGTCACTTAAGAATagttagtactacggtttagtggtattcctcttcacttgtgagtgagaagtcttaggtccGATTCTCGTCAATAGAGATTTTGagccacattattactaacccattgtgaggcttagcccactccctcaccccttaattagtgtagataatattgtttgttaaaaaaaaaaattagttgatTATCAACTCTAGCCTTTGCTTGAACTATtatttagaagaagaagaaaaaatgttaGACATAAGAAACccaaacatatacatataagctAATTAAGTGCGCAAACTTTCTTTAAGTTGGTACATATATAacaaacatagagaacaaaataAACTTTTTCTGGCATCTTTATTCGAAATCCTCCTTCACACGCTAAATGGTTGTCAATAATTCACCTACATAGAATCCACAGAAATCAGCAATTGACCAACAGACACACATAGCAATTTGAGAGTGTATGTAATtaccaattaaaaaataataaaaaaattcaatcacaataataaaaattacatattgattttgagaaaatagTTTCCTCTCATTTATTTCTTTCTgtatcttaattttgttttattttactcaatttaaatacttaaaataaacataagtccctaaatatattttatgagACAAGAACAGGTGGTGGGCATATATATTAATAGCAGGCAGGGCaagactatatatatatattaatggcAGGCAGGCAGGACCAATGAGAATTGAGAAAGCCAAAACGCCCTCCCAAAAAGGAAGAGAGCGCCCTTGGTTTCGCAAACAACACGTGTCAATCACCTATATGTCACCCTCTCCCATCATttgtgcacacacacacaccacgaATCCCGGGCCTATCTGGGAGTCCGAGGATTCCCAATTCCCCACGCTTTTCATGTACACTCGCCAACACTCGCTCCCTTCTTCTTACGCGTGCCCATTCTGATTCCCTCCTGCTGGTCAACAAGCTTTGTTTGATTCACCCGACAAAATGTCGGCCTCAAAAAGCGAGTAGAGTGGACTTTGTCTACTCTACCGAGTGGGCTTTCCGGTCCAGACCATTACCTCTAGGCGGTTTCCCTCCATGGTCCATACCATGTTTCCACAAAAAAACAGCGTTTCTACTTTTGTGGCATTCCATATAaagtatttataaattttagttAGAGGTTACATCTGAAAAAATTAAGGAAAGAGCGGAGGAGGTTGCAACTGTTTTCTCCATAGCTTGTTTAATCTTCTAAGTAAGCTCTCTGCACCtttatttttttaggaaaaaagACTTCTTTTTGGGGATAAGTACGATGGATGATCTTTgttcttttgggttttcttgGTTCTTGTTGATGATCTCCTTTTGCTTCATATTACTGTTATTTCTGACATGCTTTTGGTCTCATTTGCTTTAGGTTTTGATAATCAATTCTCTTGAATAGAAAAAATCTACTGAATATGAGTAACTGATGTAATTTCTCTATGTATCTACCGATCTAATAGAGAAGGTATGGGGAGAGGAAAAATTGTGATTCGAAGGATTGACAATTCGACGAGTAGGCAAGTGACCTTTTCGAAGAGAAGAAATGGGTTGCTTAAGAAGGCTAAGGAGCTATCAATCCTTTGTGATGCTGAGGTTGGACTGATTATCTTCTCTAGCACCGGCAGGCTTTACGATTATGCTAGCACTAGGTTagatctctccctctctctctctctttctctctctctctctctctctctctctctatatatatatattgcctGTGAACTATTTTGTTGGACTGAGTTTGCACTGGAACTAGAACTACTTGTTCTATATTTTGTCTTTAATTTTCCAAGCTGACTTAGTAGAATTTATGAATCGATGTTGATATATGCTGTATGTTCTAGCATAGGATTTGAGGTGGACTTGTTATTGGACTAGTTCAGACAACATCTATCAGCTGTAGCGTCCATTTTTTATGAATCTGTATAAAGCATGTGGAATTACTTACCCGAAGATGTTATTTGGCCATGTGGTTGCTTCCAGTCTTATGTCATGACTGTGTATAACTTTCCCTTGTCTTTTTGCATAGGAACTCAGAAAGTTATATTATCTCTGATACGAAATTGCCTTTAAAAACTTCCAACGCAAAAAAGGTTACAGATAAAAGTATTTACATATGAATGCTTCTCACAGTGTGCTATATAAAGGATTCAATTATCATATATAGGCAACAACTGACTATTTACGTATAATGATAAATAGAAACATGATGGAGTGAATGCATGATAcaaaattacattaaatttagTTATTTAGTAATGTTCAATGAAGAGGGGATTTTGAGATGTGTGCGTTTGAGCGTGTATGTCTCTCTCAGTAATTAGTCCGTTTTCTCTTTCgcagttgtttttttttttttttttttggggggggggggtttggtttgtggtggtggtgttcgAGAGATAGAGTTTATGACACTTTAAGGTCTAAAGCATGCACGAGGAGGACATTCAGCAACCCCATGCATGCTTCTCCTTACTTTTTCGTCCTTAAGATTAATTGTGTTGTCTCGTCATTGATTTGTCAGTAGTTCTTACAATGACAAAGTTCTTAGATGAAGTGTACTTGATCATACCTCCTCCAACTGGAATAACACAACCATGTTAATTCGTGCTATTAAATCGTAGCTACGTTTATATCGTCGACAAATACACTTTAATACCATAACCATGGACAAACTTACTTTATAAGTGCCCTCATCGTTCGCAGACTCATTTGTGACATTTTGACAACTTGATCAACAGCGATGATGTGGGAAGATAGTTTACTTCTCTATATATACCTAATCTCCATGTTAAAAACCGATTTCTTTTCTGATCTCCGTCCACGATGACTTCATAATGATCAGCGGCACTTGGTTGTTGTAGCCTTTTGAATGCTCGCTTGTGAAGAGAACCTTTAGCAATTTGACGTGAATGATTTCTTCACCATTGTTTTATCTTCGTTCAGTGCCTTAATCAGGTGAAGGAAGAGTGTTTGTACTAATCAGAACAAAGATTTAGTTGAAACATGATATTGTGGTTATATTAGGTTATATTTTGTTACTCTTAAGTTTTATCTATATTGGATCGTGCAATTTTGTAAGcgttaaacaaaattttgagagTTGCCCAGCAGGCTATAGGCTATATCAATAATGCTTAGAGAATCTCTAACATTACTAGCTATAATTTGATAGTTAGTGTGAAAATGATTCAAAATCTATTATAACTAGTCAGTTTAGTATGAACGTATCTCCAACATTACTAGCTAAATAATTCATCTGCAGGAGCTAGTTGTTTTCGTGAaaattgttgattcatttaagAGGGACAAAGCCTCATGAAATATTGTAGCTTCTGTAAAATATTGCAAGCCTTAAAATCATTTTCCATCTCAAATGGTTCAACAAATGAAATGAATAATACAGAGACTATAAGTCCTCAATCACCTAATAAGTGCTTGAACTTTCCAGCCATGGTCAAAGGTAAATAAGCCACGGACACCAAATCAATGTGCCAGAAGCGAAACTTGGCATTCATTTGTCAAAACTTATTGAAATGATAGAATATTTGATTTGAGGGGTGCAACGAAATGGTATCTTGGTTAATTTGCTAGTAGAGCCTCAAATGAGtcgaacaaaaaataataatcttgAAAGAAACGGAGGATTCAAAATTCCAAGAGATGGTGGAATTAAGGAAAGCATCAGAGTAATGTACGGAAGTtgcactcaattttcttcaGAAGATAGTTCTTGTGGTAGAAagaaaattaggatttaagctTTTGTGTCAAAGTCTATTAGGATTTACAATTTAggtccaaaattgaaaattctgtCAACTCTCTGTTAATTATTAGTACTCGAGCCATACATATGAGGCTAGAACAAAACTCTCCGTTAATTGTTAGCACGTGAGGTTTACATGTGAGACTAACTTTATCTTTTTATAGCCTCATATGTGAGGCTCATGTGCTAACAATTAAAAGATagttgatgaaatttcaaattttaggccTAAATCCTAGCAGACTTCACTACATGGACTTAAATCTTATGAAggtatattcaattgagattttgatagattttaattcttttaataaatctaggggtattcaattaggattttaagtaattctctgaaattcaatgtgtattcaatcaggattttaagatagtttattaaaatccttagaaattcgggtgtattcaattagaattttaaataagtttataacattataggtgtattcaattaaaatttgaatttaaagaatttggaaaagttgagatttggagagattttgtaatgtattttaagcatcaaCAAATCTCACCTCTGCctatgagatttcgagggaattgaatcaacatagaatctctacaaatcggttaaactccataaaaatccatagatttataaatccattaaaatctctcaaattcccaattgaatacacccccattaatttttttaaccacATGAGTTATCTTCTAACTACCCTATCACCACGGAGACTATTTATCCAATTAAGCCTTTACTGAATGGAATAAGAAATACACATTGGTTGGCCTCAacttttcttggttttttgCTATTTCTCCTTCTCTagttttgggctgttttcatttttgttttgtttcatcgGTTCGCATTTTCTTTGGTATTGATATTGGAATTTGCATTGGCATTGGCATTGGTATCAGCATCAACATCAAAACTAGTTGTTTCTTCTTAGTAACGTCTTAGGATTTTCTACCTTAACATAAGGATTATGATGCATACGTGAGTGTACCCATATTGACTAGAGAGAATTATGCACGCGagttcaaatctctctctcgGCAGCTTTATGTTTGTTTATCTTATATCTACTAGGATAAGTATTGTTCTTTGCCAAGAGGGAAACTTAGTTCTTGAAAGGTAGCCATTTTGTTCCCTAGTCCTCTTGCTTTGTATGACAGCCCCACATCAGCTTATAGGGGATTCAACTATTCACATACTAATTTTTAgcaattgatcttcttcaattcatctggtTCAATAATCGAAAATTGAGAggagtgtgtaagaagtaaaaggagtgtgtggataacactagccaatatatatatatatatatataggccaTCCAACACTTTCTTGTACGTTAAAGTCTACTTGAATAGAGTTAGACGAAGCCATTATTGAGGAGGGTTTGAGTCCACTCTTGCAATGGTCACTGAAGTTTTCATCAGATCTCTTCGTTAAGTTGGGGCGAGGGTTTTAAGGCTCCATAGAGTTACCAAAGATGATGATTTGAGTAAAAATGAGTGTCTGCGGGAGATTTCTTGATAAGGTTAGGATTAGTGTTAAGGATTTTAAGGGTACAAAAATAAGAGGAGAAATGAATTTCGGTAATTAAGATAGGGTTTCAACTAGCTCATTTCAAGGCTACAAACTATGAAACCGGGCCACTTATATTACGGTCTAATAacattcctcttcacttgtaagtgaaaagtcataggttcgattcttaccaaaagtgaatttgaaccacattattgctagcctattgggaggttaagcccacccccATCCCTTAgtttaaataatattgtttgctcAAAAACTAAGAAACCAGATTCTCACTTGAGTAATACGCTAGTAGATCAGTGACCTAGTTACTGGATTTGGCAATCACCTCAGATTTGACATAGGATgacttctctttctttttaatcAAATAATGGAGGGGGATTCTAACGTAGGGCCTCTTTTATTGGcgggaagaaaaatatcactaaacaaATATTATCATTTCAGCAATTGAAACGAACCAAAATATGTAACACCATGAAAAAGTATTGCCAGATTCCTTAATACATAAAGGAACTTATAGCTCAAGTTGCTGAACATTTGCCCCTCCTGCAGCATTGTCTGCATAGAAAAAACGGGTTTACAGATCTCCGTAAACCCGTTTAAAACAAATGTTAACAAAGATTACAAGTATCCCCTAAATGCTTGATAAACTTGtttaaaacaataattaaaaagaTTATACGGATTTTGACTTTACTTTAGTCACTTGAACACATACGGTACAAATCAATTGCACTTTCTTTCTTACATTTGCCTTCTGTCTTTTTACGCACAAAATTGTAGGAATTTTACTTGCATCAACACTAAAGCAATCACATTGGTCCAGAAACCAAAACCTATAGAATATTCAGAACTTACATGATTTTTGCATCTAACGACCATAACGCTATGAATTTCTTACCAGCATGAAATCAGTTATCGATCGCTTCAACAAACTGAAAGCTGAGCATCATCGACTGCTGAATCCTGCTGCAGAAGTCAAGGTAACCACTCCAATTTTCTTTCTGCTGAATACCTGCAATTATACTGTATAGAGGCATTATATCTATATCTAATACTGGCAAACATTAAGCAATAAACTTCGTCTACAATGAGTACATGCTAGCCAGAATTGCTTTCATAAAGTTTTCTATGCTCTACTTAATGCCTATGCATGCATACCACTTCTTCAATTCCGTAGCTCTATGGTTTTGCCTATGCATAGTAACAAACATTAGCCAACATAATCCCTCCTGAGCAATGTTGCATTACATCTTTAGGAGAGATTATAGAAAAGCAAACATAGAAATAGCGAGAAAGTAGTAGAAATTACGACTCGGATATTACTACCAGTTTTCACTACAAAACTTCTGAGACAATTGTAGAGCCCTATCCTCTTCAACGCATTCTTGGCACCTAACTCATTAAGAGACGCATAAAGCATTATAAGGAAAACAGGCTAAGTACATTGACAAACTAAGTGGCAGGAGAAATCATACAATTGCACCATTTTCCAAAGGCCTAAAACACATGAGAATGAAAGTCTCaaataaattatcaaaaagTGAGAACACTTAGGTCGGAAGAGTAGTGGAAtgcaaaaggaaaaacaatCCGATGCCTGGAAATACAAGATCATTCAGGAAATACAGGTACATGTTCTTGCGACGCTCACAATAATCAACTGTGGAGTCCAGATAGGAAAAGAAACACGTAAGCGAAGGGATTTGTGTTAATGACCTTGTCCTTCAACGGACTCAGGTGAAACGCGGTGTTTAATGAAGTTGTAAGGTATGCCATGCAAACTAGTCATTCTTCCTAGTTgagggttttaatttaaaatactaATACTACGACGCAATGAGGGAAAGGGATATGAGTTTCACTAATGATTTTCACGATCAATAGACTGCTCTGGGAAAGCTTCTTTCTCATATATGATATAGCTGACATTAGTTAAGTTTAAATAACTTGTTAAAGATTAACTGAAGTTCTAGCAAATAGAATCACAAGTCTACAAGTTGATATTACAATTCGAATTCTCTTCAAGGGGCTTTCTTCTATATTACTTAGACAAGGATAGCACTTTCCTTTCAGGGATGCTACTTAAGAAAATACCTGAGTAAAGCCTAGATTATATTGTTTCTTATGAGAAGAGAACTACCCGTATCTCAACCACTCTTCAAAAGAATGTAGCTATCTAAAATAGCCACGGTACTCAAAAGAACCATTTAACATCCTTGGAACGCCAAACCAGCCTGAAATTGTGGTGGGAAGAATACAAACGTGAACATGTGGAGTTAACAATGAAGCCTGTCTCTGAGGGGTTGTAGataaaaggaaaacaaagatgCAATGTCAGGGCAACCTACACTTATCTTATGTACAATAGTCCACTTCAATGAGGCAATGCCTTAAGCTAATGCATATTCGTTTGCATTTGCAGAAGAAAATAACAATAGTCCAAAAGAAAGTATGTTGGTGCTGAAGCTTTGATGGCACCAACAGTTTAAGGATCCAACCTTAAGAAAAATTCCATTGAATAATAGTTCGTCTGTCTTGAACCAGCAGTTTCAGACTATTCCAACTCATATTCAATTTGAAGGCTTTATATTTACAAAAAGATAGACAGCCTGGTAATCCTGCCCAGGctaaaatttcaataatcaaagGTTTCGGGCATCAGAATTCTGAAGAAACAACAACGAAGTTAATATATTGATCCAATGAGAAATTCGACCTGCCCCACATAACAAAAAAACTTCAGCGTACTATTGCAGTACGGTGGAAGGGAATATTTCCATTTCCATAGTTATTGGTAACATATAGTTTCTGGAAATGTAAATCAAGGCCTCCCACAAGAATTCCTTGATTGatgggaagaaaaattgaagaaacaagTGCAGAATGAAAATCTTTGTGTTGATGGACACAAATGGTGATATAAATGGTGTGGGCAAGCAACTTCCATATCTTTTGAAAACCAGCAATAACGATGAAGAGAAAAAGGTGACATGGTTGTATCCTAGGGTTTCAGTAAAACATGGGAGCTATTAGAGTTTACCAAACAAGATTGCAGCACTTCTGAACAGCTCACAACAGGTGAATGTTGTTGTAATTTGCTCTTTAGTGCGGAGGATACTATGCATGGCAGGTAAcatccttcaatttcaataaAGGTAAGTCATCGGTAATGTTGTTGTTTGTTCCATCAGTAGAATGATCTAGACACCTGCTCTCAACAAGTTTGTACCATTAGTAGTCATCAACTAGCTTAGTAAATAAGTGAAAATGCAACCTTTAGAGCAGACATATGATGCACGTTTGGGATCAAACAAGGAATAATAATATTCACCAGCATAAGATGCACGTTTGTGACAAACCTCAAACCATACGCCATCTGAGTGGACCATCCATGATGTTCTCAGTTGGCATGGTCCATCGGGCTAGTTGACCATGTGTGGTATAGACGTATTCATGTAAACCCCAGTCAACGGGCATTGGCCTTTGCTTTATTCAGATTGGCTATGATAAGAATAGAAATGGAACAAAGCGAGTTACTACCATATGGTAGCAAGACTTCCTTGAAACGGATTCTTGGAAGAGTTAGACAGAACAGCAAAGAAACCACCAAATTGTACCCTAAACTATGATGAAATTTGTAGTTCACCAATGttcctataatctttaaattGTGAGCACATGCAACCAAAACCAATTGGTGATACGTGGAGAGGCCCAAGATATGTATtttcaaaacaaagaaaatacaattaaaaaataaaataaaatacgcATGCTTCAGACTCCTGATGTGTGATTTTACATTTGCTAACATTTTCTAGTGCTCCTATAAATGCTCATCTAGTTAGTTCTTATTTCATGCATGACAACATTTATTGAATTTATACCAAATAGTTTTGGCAAAGGGAGGCAGCAAGCTTGAGGCAACAATTGCAGTACTTGGAAGAATGCCACAGGTACAATCATTGCTTTATATTGAATCTTCAACATAGCCTAGCAATTTGATTCAAGTACCAAAACATAACAATGCATATTTCATGTTGCTTATTCAAAAGGATATCATACTAATTAAGGTTCATCTAACTACCAGCCCAGAAAACCTTTTCGATGTGGAGGAAGACTAATGAAACGAGGTTTCTTGATTATCGATAAGAAACAGAACAAATAATTAGCACCAATTGAGGAAATACAGTAGCAGTGGACAAGAAGTCCACTGAATCTaccagaaaaaataaataaattaataaataattagtaTCTAGCTGCTCAGCCCTAACATAGAAAATATAGATGCAATCTCAAGAGATCTTCACAAAAGGAAACAGGAAATGTCTCTGAACTCTTAAAAACTGAGGACCACAATGGAGCCCAACAACACATTGACCTAAACCTAAATGATCTGGGTGTTCCCTATGCTTCCTCCTTAGGCAGTTTTTAAAAGAGACGGAGCTTTAAATCAACTGAAATGCAACTTTGTACAAAACATTTCACAAAGTAACATTCAGTGTATATGAATTAGTTTGTGAGAATGTTTAGAGTGTACCCACACACCTTCTGTAAATTATGCAGGCAGTTAACGGGGGAAGAACTTTCTGGTTTGAGTGCCAAAGATCTACAGAATTTGGAAAGCCAGCTGGAGATGAGTTTGAAAGGTGTCCGGACGAAAAAGGTATCAAAAGCCTAAGCCCTGATTATAGTCTCACTTAATAATTCCATGCTCCATTCTTTATACAGCACATGCATggcactcatttttttttttttttcctattctGCAGAACCAGATATTTAATGATGAAATAAAAGAACTGAGCCAGAAGGTTGCCCAAGAGCTGGCTCAATTTCCCCCAGTTGATTAATATTAATTCATTTTATTGGGGGTAAATTGATGCATATTACCTTTGTTTTTCTACTTTATTTTCAGGAAATTTTCATACATCAAGAAAATATAGAACTGTATAAGAAGCTAAACCTCATAAGTAAAGAGAATGAGGAACTGCAAAAGAAGGTATTATCTTCACATTAAGCTCTACTTTACTATTTAACACATAATATAATTCATCTAAAGGATAGAGATAGGCAATGGGTAGGGAAAGTGATAGGTACCAAATGAGCTTAAAACACAAAGCCATTATGTTAATTATACTTATCAAGCAAACGCAAAGATGTTCTCTCCAGCAAACACTAACACAGAATATTTTAATCTCAGGTTTATGAAGCAAGGGATGTGAATCGAGGAAACAAAAGTTCCCAGCC
This region includes:
- the LOC137727746 gene encoding MADS-box transcription factor 23-like produces the protein MGRGKIVIRRIDNSTSRQVTFSKRRNGLLKKAKELSILCDAEVGLIIFSSTGRLYDYASTSMKSVIDRFNKLKAEHHRLLNPAAEVKFWQREAASLRQQLQYLEECHRQLTGEELSGLSAKDLQNLESQLEMSLKGVRTKKNQIFNDEIKELSQKEIFIHQENIELYKKLNLISKENEELQKKVYEARDVNRGNKSSQPPYSISNEYDLHAPIHLQLSQPQNQTQPGPGPKNNEVPVYNPTKELQLH